A section of the Osmia lignaria lignaria isolate PbOS001 chromosome 3, iyOsmLign1, whole genome shotgun sequence genome encodes:
- the LOC117608058 gene encoding DNA excision repair protein ERCC-6 isoform X1, with protein sequence METNDQDMESDKEKINDTHVNEVINDSLSQKVLSIRSEKSILSEASREIESIVKANIQIKRKSEVLNVDVNNEKSIIDSSKQKKLKKQVLSGEITPFEAIEKQSNLSDSQRITDKTSNLLDLEKYLRQQAELAKQRQLLKKNPKISGNKDQKILVKNSKLSNTVSEEGKVIEKSIPKAAKRKVVSKHKTTKYLHKDGSNHCETQSTKSTEINKVTKGNQHSKNTSNFCSISKDDTDERTVESTDNKESINDSGSEYVPSDEQIDSEDEVSSSKKKKSHTRSGHVRRVLDDGDEEMYRHRVESGGFSKNKPLHKIDNLFKVPQSIWKKLYRYQRVSVQWLWELHCRSLGGLLGDEMGLGKTVQVIAFLAGLDSSELLSDGGRFRGLGPTIVICPATLMEQWVKHFHEWWPVLRVVVLHQSGTYSGDLEYLIHSLQCGGVLVTSYSSTLKHKELLVSTEWHYVILDEGHKIRNPQAKVSKAVKEFSTPHRLLLTGSPMQNSLKELWSLFDFILPGKLGTLPAFLEHCAGPITRGGYANASPLQEATALHVATMLKDAITPYMLRRTKQDVQHHVSLPEKNEQVLFCSLTEEQKKLYKRYLCSEDVSFVLHEKKHTETGRYRARLLIALSALRKICNHPDLFVYTNPVDSDEDINMTDESLENFGYWKRSGKMIVVQSLLKIWKKQGHRALLFTQGRQMMHVLESLVQHEKYAYLRMDGTTPMSQRQETISLFNSNTSYFVFLLTTRVGGLGINLTGANRVVIYDPDWNPATDAQAKERAWRIGQNKNVTIYRLITAGTIEEKIYHRQIFKVLLSNKVLEDPRQRRLFKTSDLVELFNFNESIDGHSSESDQLFRESRLTPASGKFSSSKIEKMRRLAATLSKSISQNTINSTPVAQTANVSENNNQTSESSSKTQKNEIDFVPPEKHENVDSNENQNINETDTEQNKNSIEHNTQDISTENEIQNKDDASDKINAENLLSDSNKLDHKRKRSRKRSEKHVASAMFEGERVSYLIGRRLGHSETDHSTSTEDDQYVLEKLFAKASVTSAFQHDTVLSNSKYNSDDSNPMQRLARETAQENMDNIRKSRKWCWKPTWDSTSLKND encoded by the exons ATGGAAACTAATGATCAAGATATGGAATCTGATAAGGAAAAGATAAATGATACACATGTGAATGAAGTAATTAATGACAGTTTATCGCAAAAG GTTTTGTCTATAAGAAGCGAGAAAAGTATCCTATCTGAAGCATCcagagaaattgaaagtatcgTAAAAGCGAATATACAAATAAAGAGGAAATCAGAAGTGTTAAATGTTGatgtaaataatgaaaaaagtattatagatagttcaaaacaaaagaaattaaagaaacaagTTTTAAGTGGAGAGATAACACCATTTGAAGCAATTGAAAAGCAGTCTAATTTATCAGATTCTCAAAG GATAACTGATAAGACTTCTAATTTATTAGACCTTGAAAAATATCTTCGCCAACAGGCTGAACTTGCCAAACAGAGACAGCTTTTAAAAAAAAACCCTAAAATATCTGGTAACAAAGATCAAAAGAttcttgttaaaaattcaaaattatcaaataCTGTTTCTGAAGAAGGTAAAGTTATAGAAAAATCAATCCCCAAAGCTGCTAAAAGAAAAGTAGTTTCAAAACATAAAACAACTAAGTATTTACACAAAGATGGTAGTAACCATTGTGAAACACAAAGTACAAAGTCTACTGAAATTAACAAAGTTACTAAAGGAAATCAACATTCAAAAAATACATCAAATTTTTGCAGTATTTCAAAAGACGATACTGATGAAAGAACAGTTGAAAGTACAGACAATAAAGAGTCCATAAATGACTCTGGAAGTGAATATGTTCCAAGTGATGAACAGATTGATTCAG AAGATGAAGTATCTTCatccaagaagaagaaatcccaTACAAGATCTGGTCATGTAAGAAGAg ttctAGATGATGGAGATGAAGAAATGTACAGACATAGAGTGGAATCAGGTGGTTTCTCAAAGAATAAACCACTACATAAAATAGATAATCTATTTAAAGTTCCACAGTCTATATGGAAAAAATTATACAGGTATCAAAGGGTGTCTGTACAATGGCTTTGGGAACTCCATTGTCGTAGTCTGGGAGGATTACTAGGAGATGAAATGGGATTGGGAAAAACAGTTCAAGTTATTGCATTTCTTGCAGGTTTAGATTCTAGTGAATTGCTTTCCGATGGTGGAAG ATTTAGAGGTCTGGGACCAACGATAGTCATTTGCCCAGCCACATTAATGGAGCAGTGGGTAAAGCATTTCCATGAATGGTGGCCTGTTCTAAGAGTAGTTGTCTTACATCAATCTGGAACTTATagtg gtgatttagaatatttaatacattcCTTGCAATGTGGTGGCGTACTGGTTACTTCTTATTCTAGTACGCTTAAACATAAAGAATTACTTGTATCCACTGAGTGGCATTATGTTATTCTTGACGAAGGTCATAAAATAAGGAATCCTCAAGCAAAG GTTAGTAAAGCAGTAAAAGAATTCTCGACACCGCATCGACTGTTATTAACTGGTAGTCCAATGCAAAACTCCTTGAAGGAACTCTGGTCCCTTTTTGATTTCATTCTACCAGGAAAATTAGGTACTTTACCTGCATTTCTAGAACACTGTGCAGGTCCTATAACTCGAGGAGGATACGCGAATGCTTCGCCTCTGCAAGAAGCTACCGCACTTCATGTTGCTACCATGCTTAAAGATGCTATTACCCCATACATGCTTAGAAGAACGAAGCAGGATGTTCAACATCATGTTAGTTTACCAGAAAAGAATGAGCAG GTATTATTCTGCAGTCTAACGGAAGAACAAAAAAAGCTGTATAAAAGATATTTATGTTCCGAAGATGTTTCCTTTGTATTGCATGAAAAGAAACATACGGAAACCGGAAGATACAGGGCTCGTCTCTTAATAGCCTTATCAGCACTTAGAAAAATATGCAATCATCCTGACTTATTTGTTTATACAAATCCAGTT GATTCCGACGAAGATATTAACATGACAGACGAATCGTTGGAGAATTTCGGCTACTGGAAACGTTCAGGCAAAATGATAGTCGTTCAATCTCTTCTTAAAATTTGGAAGAAACAGGGCCACAGAGCATTACTTTTTACTCAAGGAAGACAA ATGATGCATGTTCTAGAATCTCTGGTGCAACATGAAAAATATGCATATTTAAGAATGGATGGTACTACTCCTATGTCACAACGGCAAGAAACAATTAGTTTGTTCAATAGT AATACTTCGTATTTCGTTTTCTTGTTGACTACACGTGTCGGAGGATTAGGAATAAATTTGACCGGGGCAAATCGAGTGGTTATTTATGACCCAGACTGGAATCCAGCAACTGATGCCCAAGCAAAAGAACGTGCATGGAGAATTGGTCAAAATAAAAACGTCACTATTTATAGACTCATTACTGCCGGTACTATTGAAGAGAAG ATATATCATCGGCAGATATTTAAAGTGCTACTTTCTAACAAGGTATTAGAAGATCCGCGTCAACGTAGGTTATTTAAAACTTCTGATTTAGTtgaactttttaatttcaacgaaTCCATTGACGGACATTCTAGTGAATCTGATCAATTGTTTCGAGAATCAAGGTTGACACCAGCAAGTGGCAAATTTTCATCGAGTAAAATTGAAAAGATGCGCCGATTAGCTGCCACGCTTAGTAAGAGTATAAGTCAGAACACCATAAATTCTACACCTGTAGCGCAAACTgcaaatgtttcagaaaacaaCAATCAAACGTCTGAAAGTAGCTCAAAAACGCAAAAGAATGAGATCGACTTTGTTCCTCCTGAAAAACATGAAAATGTAGATTCTAATGAAAatcagaatattaatgaaactgaTACTGAACAAAATAAAAACAGCATTGAGCATAATACACAAGATATTTCAacagaaaatgaaatacaaaataaagaTGATGCCTCAGATAAAATTAATGCAGAAAACCTGCTTAGTGATTCAAATAAATTGGATCATAAACGGAAACGAAGTAGAAAAAGATCAGAAAAACATGTAGCTTCTGCTATGTTCGAAGGTGAACGTGTTTCATACTTAATTGGGCGACGTCTTGGACATTCTGAAACAGATCATTCTACTTCGACCGAGGATGATCAATATGTGTTAGAAAAGTTGTTTGCCAAAGcaa GTGTTACCTCTGCTTTTCAACATGACACAGTATTGTCAAATTCAAAATATAATTCGGATGATAGCAATCCGATGCAACGTTTGGCACGTGAAACAGCACAAGAAAATATGGATAATATTCGTAAATCCCGGAAGTGGTGTTGGAAACCTACATGGGATTCCACATCCTTAAAAAATGACTGA
- the LOC117608058 gene encoding DNA excision repair protein ERCC-6 isoform X3 yields METNDQDMESDKEKINDTHVNEVINDSLSQKVLSIRSEKSILSEASREIESIVKANIQIKRKSEVLNVDVNNEKSIIDSSKQKKLKKQVLSGEITPFEAIEKQSNLSDSQRITDKTSNLLDLEKYLRQQAELAKQRQLLKKNPKISGNKDQKILVKNSKLSNTVSEEGKVIEKSIPKAAKRKVVSKHKTTKYLHKDGSNHCETQSTKSTEINKVTKGNQHSKNTSNFCSISKDDTDERTVESTDNKESINDSGSEYVPSDEQIDSVLDDGDEEMYRHRVESGGFSKNKPLHKIDNLFKVPQSIWKKLYRYQRVSVQWLWELHCRSLGGLLGDEMGLGKTVQVIAFLAGLDSSELLSDGGRFRGLGPTIVICPATLMEQWVKHFHEWWPVLRVVVLHQSGTYSGDLEYLIHSLQCGGVLVTSYSSTLKHKELLVSTEWHYVILDEGHKIRNPQAKVSKAVKEFSTPHRLLLTGSPMQNSLKELWSLFDFILPGKLGTLPAFLEHCAGPITRGGYANASPLQEATALHVATMLKDAITPYMLRRTKQDVQHHVSLPEKNEQVLFCSLTEEQKKLYKRYLCSEDVSFVLHEKKHTETGRYRARLLIALSALRKICNHPDLFVYTNPVDSDEDINMTDESLENFGYWKRSGKMIVVQSLLKIWKKQGHRALLFTQGRQMMHVLESLVQHEKYAYLRMDGTTPMSQRQETISLFNSNTSYFVFLLTTRVGGLGINLTGANRVVIYDPDWNPATDAQAKERAWRIGQNKNVTIYRLITAGTIEEKIYHRQIFKVLLSNKVLEDPRQRRLFKTSDLVELFNFNESIDGHSSESDQLFRESRLTPASGKFSSSKIEKMRRLAATLSKSISQNTINSTPVAQTANVSENNNQTSESSSKTQKNEIDFVPPEKHENVDSNENQNINETDTEQNKNSIEHNTQDISTENEIQNKDDASDKINAENLLSDSNKLDHKRKRSRKRSEKHVASAMFEGERVSYLIGRRLGHSETDHSTSTEDDQYVLEKLFAKASVTSAFQHDTVLSNSKYNSDDSNPMQRLARETAQENMDNIRKSRKWCWKPTWDSTSLKND; encoded by the exons ATGGAAACTAATGATCAAGATATGGAATCTGATAAGGAAAAGATAAATGATACACATGTGAATGAAGTAATTAATGACAGTTTATCGCAAAAG GTTTTGTCTATAAGAAGCGAGAAAAGTATCCTATCTGAAGCATCcagagaaattgaaagtatcgTAAAAGCGAATATACAAATAAAGAGGAAATCAGAAGTGTTAAATGTTGatgtaaataatgaaaaaagtattatagatagttcaaaacaaaagaaattaaagaaacaagTTTTAAGTGGAGAGATAACACCATTTGAAGCAATTGAAAAGCAGTCTAATTTATCAGATTCTCAAAG GATAACTGATAAGACTTCTAATTTATTAGACCTTGAAAAATATCTTCGCCAACAGGCTGAACTTGCCAAACAGAGACAGCTTTTAAAAAAAAACCCTAAAATATCTGGTAACAAAGATCAAAAGAttcttgttaaaaattcaaaattatcaaataCTGTTTCTGAAGAAGGTAAAGTTATAGAAAAATCAATCCCCAAAGCTGCTAAAAGAAAAGTAGTTTCAAAACATAAAACAACTAAGTATTTACACAAAGATGGTAGTAACCATTGTGAAACACAAAGTACAAAGTCTACTGAAATTAACAAAGTTACTAAAGGAAATCAACATTCAAAAAATACATCAAATTTTTGCAGTATTTCAAAAGACGATACTGATGAAAGAACAGTTGAAAGTACAGACAATAAAGAGTCCATAAATGACTCTGGAAGTGAATATGTTCCAAGTGATGAACAGATTGATTCAG ttctAGATGATGGAGATGAAGAAATGTACAGACATAGAGTGGAATCAGGTGGTTTCTCAAAGAATAAACCACTACATAAAATAGATAATCTATTTAAAGTTCCACAGTCTATATGGAAAAAATTATACAGGTATCAAAGGGTGTCTGTACAATGGCTTTGGGAACTCCATTGTCGTAGTCTGGGAGGATTACTAGGAGATGAAATGGGATTGGGAAAAACAGTTCAAGTTATTGCATTTCTTGCAGGTTTAGATTCTAGTGAATTGCTTTCCGATGGTGGAAG ATTTAGAGGTCTGGGACCAACGATAGTCATTTGCCCAGCCACATTAATGGAGCAGTGGGTAAAGCATTTCCATGAATGGTGGCCTGTTCTAAGAGTAGTTGTCTTACATCAATCTGGAACTTATagtg gtgatttagaatatttaatacattcCTTGCAATGTGGTGGCGTACTGGTTACTTCTTATTCTAGTACGCTTAAACATAAAGAATTACTTGTATCCACTGAGTGGCATTATGTTATTCTTGACGAAGGTCATAAAATAAGGAATCCTCAAGCAAAG GTTAGTAAAGCAGTAAAAGAATTCTCGACACCGCATCGACTGTTATTAACTGGTAGTCCAATGCAAAACTCCTTGAAGGAACTCTGGTCCCTTTTTGATTTCATTCTACCAGGAAAATTAGGTACTTTACCTGCATTTCTAGAACACTGTGCAGGTCCTATAACTCGAGGAGGATACGCGAATGCTTCGCCTCTGCAAGAAGCTACCGCACTTCATGTTGCTACCATGCTTAAAGATGCTATTACCCCATACATGCTTAGAAGAACGAAGCAGGATGTTCAACATCATGTTAGTTTACCAGAAAAGAATGAGCAG GTATTATTCTGCAGTCTAACGGAAGAACAAAAAAAGCTGTATAAAAGATATTTATGTTCCGAAGATGTTTCCTTTGTATTGCATGAAAAGAAACATACGGAAACCGGAAGATACAGGGCTCGTCTCTTAATAGCCTTATCAGCACTTAGAAAAATATGCAATCATCCTGACTTATTTGTTTATACAAATCCAGTT GATTCCGACGAAGATATTAACATGACAGACGAATCGTTGGAGAATTTCGGCTACTGGAAACGTTCAGGCAAAATGATAGTCGTTCAATCTCTTCTTAAAATTTGGAAGAAACAGGGCCACAGAGCATTACTTTTTACTCAAGGAAGACAA ATGATGCATGTTCTAGAATCTCTGGTGCAACATGAAAAATATGCATATTTAAGAATGGATGGTACTACTCCTATGTCACAACGGCAAGAAACAATTAGTTTGTTCAATAGT AATACTTCGTATTTCGTTTTCTTGTTGACTACACGTGTCGGAGGATTAGGAATAAATTTGACCGGGGCAAATCGAGTGGTTATTTATGACCCAGACTGGAATCCAGCAACTGATGCCCAAGCAAAAGAACGTGCATGGAGAATTGGTCAAAATAAAAACGTCACTATTTATAGACTCATTACTGCCGGTACTATTGAAGAGAAG ATATATCATCGGCAGATATTTAAAGTGCTACTTTCTAACAAGGTATTAGAAGATCCGCGTCAACGTAGGTTATTTAAAACTTCTGATTTAGTtgaactttttaatttcaacgaaTCCATTGACGGACATTCTAGTGAATCTGATCAATTGTTTCGAGAATCAAGGTTGACACCAGCAAGTGGCAAATTTTCATCGAGTAAAATTGAAAAGATGCGCCGATTAGCTGCCACGCTTAGTAAGAGTATAAGTCAGAACACCATAAATTCTACACCTGTAGCGCAAACTgcaaatgtttcagaaaacaaCAATCAAACGTCTGAAAGTAGCTCAAAAACGCAAAAGAATGAGATCGACTTTGTTCCTCCTGAAAAACATGAAAATGTAGATTCTAATGAAAatcagaatattaatgaaactgaTACTGAACAAAATAAAAACAGCATTGAGCATAATACACAAGATATTTCAacagaaaatgaaatacaaaataaagaTGATGCCTCAGATAAAATTAATGCAGAAAACCTGCTTAGTGATTCAAATAAATTGGATCATAAACGGAAACGAAGTAGAAAAAGATCAGAAAAACATGTAGCTTCTGCTATGTTCGAAGGTGAACGTGTTTCATACTTAATTGGGCGACGTCTTGGACATTCTGAAACAGATCATTCTACTTCGACCGAGGATGATCAATATGTGTTAGAAAAGTTGTTTGCCAAAGcaa GTGTTACCTCTGCTTTTCAACATGACACAGTATTGTCAAATTCAAAATATAATTCGGATGATAGCAATCCGATGCAACGTTTGGCACGTGAAACAGCACAAGAAAATATGGATAATATTCGTAAATCCCGGAAGTGGTGTTGGAAACCTACATGGGATTCCACATCCTTAAAAAATGACTGA
- the LOC117608058 gene encoding DNA excision repair protein ERCC-6 isoform X2: METNDQDMESDKEKINDTHVNEVINDSLSQKVLSIRSEKSILSEASREIESIVKANIQIKRKSEVLNVDVNNEKSIIDSSKQKKLKKQVLSGEITPFEAIEKQSNLSDSQRITDKTSNLLDLEKYLRQQAELAKQRQLLKKNPKISGNKDQKILVKNSKLSNTVSEEGKVIEKSIPKAAKRKVVSKHKTTKYLHKDGSNHCETQSTKSTEINKVTKGNQHSKNTSNFCSISKDDTDERTVESTDNKESINDSGSEYVPSDEQIDSEDEVSSSKKKKSHTRSGHVRRVLDDGDEEMYRHRVESGGFSKNKPLHKIDNLFKVPQSIWKKLYRYQRVSVQWLWELHCRSLGGLLGDEMGLGKTVQVIAFLAGLDSSELLSDGGRFRGLGPTIVICPATLMEQWVKHFHEWWPVLRVVVLHQSGTYSGDLEYLIHSLQCGGVLVTSYSSTLKHKELLVSTEWHYVILDEGHKIRNPQAKVSKAVKEFSTPHRLLLTGSPMQNSLKELWSLFDFILPGKLGTLPAFLEHCAGPITRGGYANASPLQEATALHVATMLKDAITPYMLRRTKQDVQHHVSLPEKNEQVLFCSLTEEQKKLYKRYLCSEDVSFVLHEKKHTETGRYRARLLIALSALRKICNHPDLFVYTNPVDSDEDINMTDESLENFGYWKRSGKMIVVQSLLKIWKKQGHRALLFTQGRQMMHVLESLVQHEKYAYLRMDGTTPMSQRQETISLFNSNTSYFVFLLTTRVGGLGINLTGANRVVIYDPDWNPATDAQAKERAWRIGQNKNVTIYRLITAGTIEEKIYHRQIFKVLLSNKVLEDPRQRRLFKTSDLVELFNFNESIDGHSSESDQLFRESRLTPASGKFSSSKIEKMRRLAATLSKSISQNTINSTPVAQTANVSENNNQTSESSSKTQKNEIDFVPPEKHENVDSNENQNINETDTEQNKNSIEHNTQDISTENEIQNKDDASDKINAENLLSDSNKLDHKRKRSRKRSEKHVASAMFEGERVSYLIGRRLGHSETDHSTSTEDDQYVLEKLFAKVLPLLFNMTQYCQIQNIIRMIAIRCNVWHVKQHKKIWIIFVNPGSGVGNLHGIPHP, translated from the exons ATGGAAACTAATGATCAAGATATGGAATCTGATAAGGAAAAGATAAATGATACACATGTGAATGAAGTAATTAATGACAGTTTATCGCAAAAG GTTTTGTCTATAAGAAGCGAGAAAAGTATCCTATCTGAAGCATCcagagaaattgaaagtatcgTAAAAGCGAATATACAAATAAAGAGGAAATCAGAAGTGTTAAATGTTGatgtaaataatgaaaaaagtattatagatagttcaaaacaaaagaaattaaagaaacaagTTTTAAGTGGAGAGATAACACCATTTGAAGCAATTGAAAAGCAGTCTAATTTATCAGATTCTCAAAG GATAACTGATAAGACTTCTAATTTATTAGACCTTGAAAAATATCTTCGCCAACAGGCTGAACTTGCCAAACAGAGACAGCTTTTAAAAAAAAACCCTAAAATATCTGGTAACAAAGATCAAAAGAttcttgttaaaaattcaaaattatcaaataCTGTTTCTGAAGAAGGTAAAGTTATAGAAAAATCAATCCCCAAAGCTGCTAAAAGAAAAGTAGTTTCAAAACATAAAACAACTAAGTATTTACACAAAGATGGTAGTAACCATTGTGAAACACAAAGTACAAAGTCTACTGAAATTAACAAAGTTACTAAAGGAAATCAACATTCAAAAAATACATCAAATTTTTGCAGTATTTCAAAAGACGATACTGATGAAAGAACAGTTGAAAGTACAGACAATAAAGAGTCCATAAATGACTCTGGAAGTGAATATGTTCCAAGTGATGAACAGATTGATTCAG AAGATGAAGTATCTTCatccaagaagaagaaatcccaTACAAGATCTGGTCATGTAAGAAGAg ttctAGATGATGGAGATGAAGAAATGTACAGACATAGAGTGGAATCAGGTGGTTTCTCAAAGAATAAACCACTACATAAAATAGATAATCTATTTAAAGTTCCACAGTCTATATGGAAAAAATTATACAGGTATCAAAGGGTGTCTGTACAATGGCTTTGGGAACTCCATTGTCGTAGTCTGGGAGGATTACTAGGAGATGAAATGGGATTGGGAAAAACAGTTCAAGTTATTGCATTTCTTGCAGGTTTAGATTCTAGTGAATTGCTTTCCGATGGTGGAAG ATTTAGAGGTCTGGGACCAACGATAGTCATTTGCCCAGCCACATTAATGGAGCAGTGGGTAAAGCATTTCCATGAATGGTGGCCTGTTCTAAGAGTAGTTGTCTTACATCAATCTGGAACTTATagtg gtgatttagaatatttaatacattcCTTGCAATGTGGTGGCGTACTGGTTACTTCTTATTCTAGTACGCTTAAACATAAAGAATTACTTGTATCCACTGAGTGGCATTATGTTATTCTTGACGAAGGTCATAAAATAAGGAATCCTCAAGCAAAG GTTAGTAAAGCAGTAAAAGAATTCTCGACACCGCATCGACTGTTATTAACTGGTAGTCCAATGCAAAACTCCTTGAAGGAACTCTGGTCCCTTTTTGATTTCATTCTACCAGGAAAATTAGGTACTTTACCTGCATTTCTAGAACACTGTGCAGGTCCTATAACTCGAGGAGGATACGCGAATGCTTCGCCTCTGCAAGAAGCTACCGCACTTCATGTTGCTACCATGCTTAAAGATGCTATTACCCCATACATGCTTAGAAGAACGAAGCAGGATGTTCAACATCATGTTAGTTTACCAGAAAAGAATGAGCAG GTATTATTCTGCAGTCTAACGGAAGAACAAAAAAAGCTGTATAAAAGATATTTATGTTCCGAAGATGTTTCCTTTGTATTGCATGAAAAGAAACATACGGAAACCGGAAGATACAGGGCTCGTCTCTTAATAGCCTTATCAGCACTTAGAAAAATATGCAATCATCCTGACTTATTTGTTTATACAAATCCAGTT GATTCCGACGAAGATATTAACATGACAGACGAATCGTTGGAGAATTTCGGCTACTGGAAACGTTCAGGCAAAATGATAGTCGTTCAATCTCTTCTTAAAATTTGGAAGAAACAGGGCCACAGAGCATTACTTTTTACTCAAGGAAGACAA ATGATGCATGTTCTAGAATCTCTGGTGCAACATGAAAAATATGCATATTTAAGAATGGATGGTACTACTCCTATGTCACAACGGCAAGAAACAATTAGTTTGTTCAATAGT AATACTTCGTATTTCGTTTTCTTGTTGACTACACGTGTCGGAGGATTAGGAATAAATTTGACCGGGGCAAATCGAGTGGTTATTTATGACCCAGACTGGAATCCAGCAACTGATGCCCAAGCAAAAGAACGTGCATGGAGAATTGGTCAAAATAAAAACGTCACTATTTATAGACTCATTACTGCCGGTACTATTGAAGAGAAG ATATATCATCGGCAGATATTTAAAGTGCTACTTTCTAACAAGGTATTAGAAGATCCGCGTCAACGTAGGTTATTTAAAACTTCTGATTTAGTtgaactttttaatttcaacgaaTCCATTGACGGACATTCTAGTGAATCTGATCAATTGTTTCGAGAATCAAGGTTGACACCAGCAAGTGGCAAATTTTCATCGAGTAAAATTGAAAAGATGCGCCGATTAGCTGCCACGCTTAGTAAGAGTATAAGTCAGAACACCATAAATTCTACACCTGTAGCGCAAACTgcaaatgtttcagaaaacaaCAATCAAACGTCTGAAAGTAGCTCAAAAACGCAAAAGAATGAGATCGACTTTGTTCCTCCTGAAAAACATGAAAATGTAGATTCTAATGAAAatcagaatattaatgaaactgaTACTGAACAAAATAAAAACAGCATTGAGCATAATACACAAGATATTTCAacagaaaatgaaatacaaaataaagaTGATGCCTCAGATAAAATTAATGCAGAAAACCTGCTTAGTGATTCAAATAAATTGGATCATAAACGGAAACGAAGTAGAAAAAGATCAGAAAAACATGTAGCTTCTGCTATGTTCGAAGGTGAACGTGTTTCATACTTAATTGGGCGACGTCTTGGACATTCTGAAACAGATCATTCTACTTCGACCGAGGATGATCAATATGTGTTAGAAAAGTTGTTTGCCAAA GTGTTACCTCTGCTTTTCAACATGACACAGTATTGTCAAATTCAAAATATAATTCGGATGATAGCAATCCGATGCAACGTTTGGCACGTGAAACAGCACAAGAAAATATGGATAATATTCGTAAATCCCGGAAGTGGTGTTGGAAACCTACATGGGATTCCACATCCTTAA